In the Granulosicoccus antarcticus IMCC3135 genome, CCATGACAAGCCGAAATATTCGCGAAGATATTATCAACGGTCGGTTCCGCCAGGATCTGTTCTACCGCATTGGAACCATCGTCATCGAGATCCCGCCGCTTCGTGAGCGTGGTCAGGATCTGGATCGGCTGATCGATTATTTCAATGAGAAATTATCCAGAAAATTCGGCCGTGAAAAACTTAGATTCGATGCAGCAACCATCAGTGCGCTTCATCAATATCGATGGCCTGGAAACGTTCGTGAACTGCGCAATATCATTGAACGGCTCTGCCTGTTGAACCATAAAAGTATTGTATCGGCATCGGATTTACCTGAAGAGATTGCCAACCCGAATTCGAACGCATTCCTGTCCGGCAATGAGCCTTCCATGTCATTGAACAATCCCATGGATCTGGACGAACTCGAGTCAATCGCCATTCAACGTACCATTGATAGAGAAAAAGGCAATTTATCCAAAGTGGCCACGGCACTCGGAATATCACGACCAACCTTGTATCGAAAAATCAAAGGCTATGGTTTGAATCGCAACAAATAGACTGATCTCACGCCCTCGCTACGATCGCTATTCTCGGACAGCCTCCTAGTCGATATCCTGCAGATAGCGACTGCGTAAATGCGCTAGCAAATGCCTTGCATCACTGCCCTCGCCTGTCGCAGCACTCATCAATTGCTGCGATTCCAGCGCGCAGCCGTGCTTCCAGATATTGTCCGACAACCACTGTCTGACAAAACCGACATCACCCTGGGCAAACTGCTGCTGCCATTCAGGATGCTGCTGCTTGAATGAGGCCCCCAGCTGCGCCGCATTCACCGCCCCCATCGTGTAGGAAGGAAAATAGCCGAATGCACCATCTGTCCAGTGAATGTCCTGCAGACAACCCAGTGCGTGATTACCGCTGACCGACAGACCCAGGTAATTCTGCAAGGAAGCCTGCCAGGCTTCTGGAATATCATCCGCCTCCATTTTCCCATTGATCAACGCACTTTCAATGTCATAGCGCAACATGACATGCAGCGGGTAACTGACCTCATCAGCTTCGACGCGGATGAAGCTGGGCTTGACTCGTGTCTGCGCCATCCAGATGGCATCGCTGTCAAAGGCAACAGTTGCCGGCAAGTGCCGATGCAAAGGTTCCAGCATGGCCTTGCCAAAGGATCGCGACAGGAAGAGATGCTTTTCGAACAGCAGACTCTGGCTTTCGTGAATACACATATTGCGGGCTCGACCCACAGGGAATGATTGCAATTCATCCGGCAGACCTGACTCATAGGCGGCATGCCCGGTTTCGTGAGCCGTTGCCTGCAAGGCGTCTGCAAAATCAGTTTCGCGATAACGCGTGGTAATACGTTGATCCCCTTTCACACCCGTGCTGAATGGGTGCATGCTGACATCCAGCCTGCCCGACTCAAAATCAAAACCCAGCATACTCATCAGGGACTCACTCAGAGCCTGCTGCTGTGCAATGGGGTAACTGCCCTCCAGACTAGTGATGCTTTGCGATGCCTGGCGCTCCATGACTTCCTGCATCAAACCCGGCAGCTCTTGCTTGAGTTGTGCGAATACACCGCTAATCAACGCTTGACTGTCACCGGTGCAGTGCAGGTCCAACAGTGCATCGTAAGGGGTCGCGAAGCGCTCAGGAGCCAGTGCCTGGCGGCATTGCGCCTCTTCACGTGCCAGTGCCACCACCGGTCGGAAGTTTTCCAGAAAGCCTGCCCAGTCATTATTGCCACGCTGAGTACGCCAGCCATGCTCACAACGAGAACCGGCAATCACCTTGGCATGCACCAGCTCCGCAGGCAAGGCCATCGCTTGATGCCAGCTACGCTTCATTTCCCGGATGTGCGCCGTCGCGTTCGCCGTCGCGTGCGCGGTCGCGGTCGTCGCATCAGACTCAGTTGTTGAACTATCGGTAGCGAGCGCAAGCTCAGCCTCGCCAATCCAGTCACCGACCTCCGGAGCCGTCAGCAGCTCGTGCCTGAGACTCGCAAGCTCTGCCAATGCCGCCGAGCGTGGCTCATTACCCGCGTTGGGCATCATCACCATCTGATCCCAGCTCAGGAATGTGCTTGCATGGTCCAACTGTGCAAGACGGTGGAAACGGTTTTCCAGCTGTTTGATTGATTGACTCATGATGTTTACCAGCCGTAGTCGTGCAACAACTCTTCACCGGCTTTCACATCGCGCACGATAGTGACGTCCAGATCCGAGTAGGCGGCGTTGGGGTTTTTGTCGTGATTGATGTACTTGAGATCGTTGGTCAGTTCAAGACCTATTTCGTCCGTGATCCAAAGTACGTAGATACCATCATCAAAAGTCGGCATGCCATGCAGTCGACTGAGCACGGTACCCGCCTTGAGCCGTTTGGCCGCAAACAGGCCTTTTCCATGCACGGCACTGGTGGCTACGAAAACCTTGTCCGAAACATCGCTGGGGCGAGCATCCTTGTAGTCAGCCATGATGCTCTCAACCGAACGCCGGCCTTTTTTCTTGCCAGGCCCATCGCCCTTGCTCTTAACCGCTGTCATGCTCTGGATGTCACCCGAATGTTGAAAAGGGTGTAGCGTACCGGAGCGGCACCCATCACTCCAGTAATAAAGCCCCGCCCAGACGATGCTACATGGTTTGTGTCGGTCGATCACCCTGAAGCGTCGCCGCCAGATGTTGCTCGATATTCGACTTGTTCTTGCCGTGATCTTCCTCGGAAAACTGCACACCGATGCCAGCGACTTTGCTGCCCTGTGCACCCGGCGGCGTCAACCAGACGACCGTACCGCTAACCGGAGAGATGCTGTGGTCATCCATCAGCTTGAGCAGCATGAAGACCTTGTCACCGATCTCGTAGTTACGTGCAGTGGGAACAAAGACACCACCGTTCTGAACAAATGACATATACGACGAATACAGGGCGCCGCGGTCAGTGATGGAGAAAGAGATAATGCCTTTTCGTGTTTCTTCGGTCATAGAGGAACATTCAGCCGTTAGTCATGAGACGTATATCGGCAAATATTCCCTCCAGCACAGTCTGAGTCTTGAAGCTGGCGCTGTCAGAACGATGTAATTGCAATAAACGATCGTGAATCGTGAACCATGTCTCGTTTGAAAGACGGTGTCGTGTCTCAGATATGACCGATGACACATCAGGGTCAGCACCGGCAGGCAGATTTGCTTCCTGCTTCACAGCCAGCAGAGCCCAACGACTGAACGTGGCCAGACACAAGCTGGTATCCAGATTCGACAGTGAATCGCTGATACGCCCCACACTCCCCTTATGCTCGAACAGATCTTTCCAGGCTTTCAGAAGTAACTCACGGGCATCCTGAAATTCCTTGTTCTGCATGTTCAGAGCGGCATAAGGTCCTCCGCCTGCTTCCAGCAAGGCCGTCTCCGCAGCTCCTTCCATATTCTGCGACAACCATTCGATTGCTGCCGGCCTGTCATGCATTTTCAGCGTGATTTTCTGACAACGACTACGAATCGTGGCTGGCAATGCGCCCGTGCGAGTCGCACTGAGAATCAGCACCGCATGATCCCCGGGTTCTTCAAGTGTTTTCAACAGACTGTTAGCCGCATTGCGGTTCAATGTATCTGCCTGCTCCAGCAGTGCCACCCGATAACTGCCTTCACTGGCAGTCAACTGCAACCACTCCACCAGCTCACGAACAGGATCGACCTTGATGGTCGCATTCGCACCTTCAGGCACCAGTTTGCGGAAATCAGGGTGGGAGCCTGCCAGCAACTGACGACAGGATTCACAACTGCCACAGGCACCTGTTTCAGTGCGCTTTCGGCACAATAAGGACTCAGCCAGCCATTGGGCGAAGGCACGTTTTCCGATGCCGTCTATACCGTTCAACAACAAGGCATGTGGCAGTCGCCCCTGACGTGAACGTTCCATCAGGGCGGCACCGTCCTCCCTTAACCAGGGCGGACAAGGTGTCAAGGCATTCATTATCAGCCTTCACTCAGTATCGGCTGCAGCGCCTGACGAACGGACTCCTGAACCAGTTCGAGAGAGCGGCCCGCATCAATCACGACGACCCTTTCAGGCGCATCACTGGCCCGCTGCAAATAAGCTGCACGGGCACGTTCGAAAAACGCATGGGCCTCACGCTCGATACGATCAGGCTCGCTGCGAGCTGCCATGCGCTCGAGGCCCTCTTGAACAGGCATATCCAGCAGAATGGTCAGATCGGGCTCAAGCGTGACACCCATCAAGGCATGCAGTTCCGCCACCCGCTCTACTCCCAGCTGCCGCCCAGCGCCCTGGTAGGCAATGCTGGCGTCCAGAAACCGGTCACACAGAACCCATTTGCCAGCGGTAAGCGCAGGCTCGATGACGCGAGCAATATGCTCGACCCGGGAGGCGGTCATCAACAGTAATTCGGTAACATCATCGACCTGCCCGTCAGCGGCGAGAACCAGCTCGCGCAAGGATTCCCCCAGCGGGGTACCACCGGGCTCACGCGTACCGACAAAGGCAATATTGGCATCATCCAGCAGCGCTTCGACAAATTGACGATTGGTTGTCTTGCCAACCCCTTCCAGCCCTTCGAGCGTAATGAATTTACCGCGCATGCTCATCAGCGTTTGAGTTGATATTTACGGACCGCTGCGTTGTGCTCTGCCAGTGTGTCTGAAAACTGGTGAGAGCCATCGCCACGCGCAACGAAATACAGCGAGGTGGTTGATTCTGGATGCAACACAGCTCGAATAGCTTCACGCCCCACCATGGCAATCGGTGTTGGCGGCAGACCTGCTCGGGTATACGTATTGTACGGAGTGTCAGTGGTCAGATCCTTGCGCCGAATATTGCCATCATAGCTATCACCGATACCGTAGATCACAGTTGGGTCGGTTTGCAGTCGCATTTTCTTGTTGATACGAGACAGGAAGACACCGGCTATCAACGGACGCTCAGCAATTACTGCTGTTTCCTTTTCGACAATCGAAGCCAGAATCAGCGCTTCATACGGTGTTTCCAGAGGTATGTTTTCTGCGCGACCTGCCCATTCTTCTGCCAGTACCCGATCCAGGTTCTGCTTGGAACGCAATAGATAATCCAGATCACTGGTGCCTTTGGGAAAGGCATAGGTATCGGCAAAGAACTGCCCCTCAGGGTGCAGTCCCGGAAAACCCAGCAGTTCCATGATGGCCTCAGGTGAGGCCAACACTTCCTCGGTAATAGTGTGGCGCAATACAGTCGAGCTTGCCACCCTTGCCAGGGTCTGCTTCCAGTTTGAGCCTTCTATGATGTTTTGCGAATACTGGGTAGTTTGCCCCTGAATAAAAGTGGCAAATAACTCCGGTACGCTCATGGGTGCAAGCAGACTGTACTCACCCGTCTTGATACCCGCGCCCTTGTCACTCAGCCGAACATACAGATCGAACCAGTAACGCTTGTCGATAATGCCTTGCTGTTCCAGCTCCACCGACAATCGCTTGGCAGACCAACCCTTCTGGATGGTGAACAAGGTGCTGTCTGAGGGCAGATTAACGGGCTCGGCGAGATAGCGATTGTAATCGCTCCAGGAATAGTAGCCAGCGGCACCACAACTCAGCGCCACAAGCAACAGAAAGAAACGCATCACACGCCGTCTTTCGCGAATATCAGTGTGCCGTTCGTGCCACCAAATCCGAAGGAATTACTCATGGTCACATTCAGCTTTGCCGCGCGCTTTTTGTTCGCAACAAAGTCAAGATCACAACCATCACCCGGGTTATCCAGGTTGATGGTCGGTGGTGCCACCTGATCACGCATGGCCAGCACACAGAAAACAGCTTCTACACCACCGGCTGCTCCCAGCAAGTGACCCGTCATGCTCTTGGTCGAACTGACCAGAATTGATTGTGCATGTGAGCCGAAGGCGGTCTTGATCGCCTGAGTCTCGGCCACGTCGCCCGCAGGTGTTGATGTTCCATGCGCATTGACGTAGTCGATGTCCTCTGCGGTTAGTCCCGAGTTGCGCAGCGCCGCTTTCATGCAACGTGCCGCACCTTCGCCATTGGCTGATGGCGTTGTCATGTGATGGGCGTCGCCGCTCATGCCATAGCCGGCAACTTCGCAGTAGATTTTGGCACCGCGAGCTTTTGCATGCTCGTACTCCTCAAGTACCATGATGCCGGCCCCATCACCCAGTACGAATCCATCCCGATCCCGATCCCATGGGCGACTGGCTGCCGCAGGGTCGTCATTGTTAGTGGATAAGGCTCTTGCAGCCCCGAAACCAGCCAATCCCAAAGGACAAGTTGCCATCTCGGCGCCACCCGCGACCATCACGTCAGCATCACCATATTCGATCAGACGCGCTGCGTCTCCGATGTTGTGAGTGCCACTGGTACAGGCTGTTACTGTGCACAGGTTCGGCCCTTTGTAGCCAAATTTGATGGACAGATTGCCACTGATCATGTTGATGATTGTAGACGGTACGAAGAATGGCGATACCTTGCGTGGTCCACCGTCCAGCAACGCCTTGTGCTGAGCTTCGATATTCGGCAAACCGCCTATTCCCGAACCGATGGAGACGCCTACGCGTTCCCGATCCAGACCTTCTGCACTTTCCAGACCCGCGTCTTCTATGGCCTGCATGCCTGCAGCAATGCCGTAGTGGACAAAAACGTCCATCTTGCGAGCATCCTTGGCGGAAAAATATTCCGTTGCATCAAAGTTCTTTACTGAGGCGCTAAAACGGGTGTTATAGGCCGACACGTCGAATTGTGTAATGGTCTCGGCACCAGACACACCCGCAAGGATGTTCTTCCAGCTTTCCTCGACTCCATTACCCACAGGGGTCACAAGACCCAATCCGGTTACCACTACTCGTCTACGCGTCAAACCTCTCAGCTCCGATAAATGTGCAGTTAAGTTACGCGCGTTGCGCGCTGATAACGAGAGAGCCGCAATTTGCGACATGCCCTATGGGCCGCCAACAATGAGCGGCTCCCTCACCTGATCTGTCCAAACCTGACTTTTTAAAAGCCTGTTAAAACTGAAGCAAAACCGAGGGCCACGAAAAATCGTGGCCCGAGGTAATCAAGCTTGTTCGATATGAGCGGTGACGTAGTCAACCGCTTGTTCGACAGTGGTGATCTTTTCAGCTTCTTCATCGGGGATCTCGCACTCGAATTCTTCTTCGAGCGCCATCACTAGCTCGACGGTATCGAGAGAATCTGCGCCTAGATCTTCGACAAATGAAGCTTTGGTCGTAACTTCTTCTTCTTTTACGCCAAGCTGCTCTACGACAATCTTTTTGACGCGTTCGTCAATACTGCTCATTGTGGGGTAAACCTCCGAAAAAAATTAAGCGGCCTCAGCCGTATCGCTATTGTAGTGAGTTCCATCAGA is a window encoding:
- a CDS encoding carboxypeptidase M32, with translation MSQSIKQLENRFHRLAQLDHASTFLSWDQMVMMPNAGNEPRSAALAELASLRHELLTAPEVGDWIGEAELALATDSSTTESDATTATAHATANATAHIREMKRSWHQAMALPAELVHAKVIAGSRCEHGWRTQRGNNDWAGFLENFRPVVALAREEAQCRQALAPERFATPYDALLDLHCTGDSQALISGVFAQLKQELPGLMQEVMERQASQSITSLEGSYPIAQQQALSESLMSMLGFDFESGRLDVSMHPFSTGVKGDQRITTRYRETDFADALQATAHETGHAAYESGLPDELQSFPVGRARNMCIHESQSLLFEKHLFLSRSFGKAMLEPLHRHLPATVAFDSDAIWMAQTRVKPSFIRVEADEVSYPLHVMLRYDIESALINGKMEADDIPEAWQASLQNYLGLSVSGNHALGCLQDIHWTDGAFGYFPSYTMGAVNAAQLGASFKQQHPEWQQQFAQGDVGFVRQWLSDNIWKHGCALESQQLMSAATGEGSDARHLLAHLRSRYLQDID
- a CDS encoding SET domain-containing protein, yielding MTAVKSKGDGPGKKKGRRSVESIMADYKDARPSDVSDKVFVATSAVHGKGLFAAKRLKAGTVLSRLHGMPTFDDGIYVLWITDEIGLELTNDLKYINHDKNPNAAYSDLDVTIVRDVKAGEELLHDYGW
- a CDS encoding PilZ domain-containing protein — protein: MTEETRKGIISFSITDRGALYSSYMSFVQNGGVFVPTARNYEIGDKVFMLLKLMDDHSISPVSGTVVWLTPPGAQGSKVAGIGVQFSEEDHGKNKSNIEQHLAATLQGDRPTQTM
- the holB gene encoding DNA polymerase III subunit delta', with the protein product MNALTPCPPWLREDGAALMERSRQGRLPHALLLNGIDGIGKRAFAQWLAESLLCRKRTETGACGSCESCRQLLAGSHPDFRKLVPEGANATIKVDPVRELVEWLQLTASEGSYRVALLEQADTLNRNAANSLLKTLEEPGDHAVLILSATRTGALPATIRSRCQKITLKMHDRPAAIEWLSQNMEGAAETALLEAGGGPYAALNMQNKEFQDARELLLKAWKDLFEHKGSVGRISDSLSNLDTSLCLATFSRWALLAVKQEANLPAGADPDVSSVISETRHRLSNETWFTIHDRLLQLHRSDSASFKTQTVLEGIFADIRLMTNG
- the tmk gene encoding dTMP kinase is translated as MSMRGKFITLEGLEGVGKTTNRQFVEALLDDANIAFVGTREPGGTPLGESLRELVLAADGQVDDVTELLLMTASRVEHIARVIEPALTAGKWVLCDRFLDASIAYQGAGRQLGVERVAELHALMGVTLEPDLTILLDMPVQEGLERMAARSEPDRIEREAHAFFERARAAYLQRASDAPERVVVIDAGRSLELVQESVRQALQPILSEG
- the mltG gene encoding endolytic transglycosylase MltG, with the protein product MRFFLLLVALSCGAAGYYSWSDYNRYLAEPVNLPSDSTLFTIQKGWSAKRLSVELEQQGIIDKRYWFDLYVRLSDKGAGIKTGEYSLLAPMSVPELFATFIQGQTTQYSQNIIEGSNWKQTLARVASSTVLRHTITEEVLASPEAIMELLGFPGLHPEGQFFADTYAFPKGTSDLDYLLRSKQNLDRVLAEEWAGRAENIPLETPYEALILASIVEKETAVIAERPLIAGVFLSRINKKMRLQTDPTVIYGIGDSYDGNIRRKDLTTDTPYNTYTRAGLPPTPIAMVGREAIRAVLHPESTTSLYFVARGDGSHQFSDTLAEHNAAVRKYQLKR
- the fabF gene encoding beta-ketoacyl-ACP synthase II, which produces MVTGLGLVTPVGNGVEESWKNILAGVSGAETITQFDVSAYNTRFSASVKNFDATEYFSAKDARKMDVFVHYGIAAGMQAIEDAGLESAEGLDRERVGVSIGSGIGGLPNIEAQHKALLDGGPRKVSPFFVPSTIINMISGNLSIKFGYKGPNLCTVTACTSGTHNIGDAARLIEYGDADVMVAGGAEMATCPLGLAGFGAARALSTNNDDPAAASRPWDRDRDGFVLGDGAGIMVLEEYEHAKARGAKIYCEVAGYGMSGDAHHMTTPSANGEGAARCMKAALRNSGLTAEDIDYVNAHGTSTPAGDVAETQAIKTAFGSHAQSILVSSTKSMTGHLLGAAGGVEAVFCVLAMRDQVAPPTINLDNPGDGCDLDFVANKKRAAKLNVTMSNSFGFGGTNGTLIFAKDGV
- the acpP gene encoding acyl carrier protein, translated to MSSIDERVKKIVVEQLGVKEEEVTTKASFVEDLGADSLDTVELVMALEEEFECEIPDEEAEKITTVEQAVDYVTAHIEQA